One Archangium violaceum genomic window, CCCGGCGCGAGGACGTGGAGCGAGTGCTGAAGCACATCCGCGAGTCCCTGCCTCCGCTGCGAGGCGTGGTGCACGCGGCGGGCGTGCTCGCGGACGGGGTGCTGCTGGAGCAGACGTGGCCGCGCTTCGCCGAGGTCTTCCCCGCCAAGGTGGAGGGCGCGTGGAACCTGCACGTGCTCACCCGAGACCTGCCGCTGGACTTCTTCATCCTCTTCTCCTCGGCGGCGTCGCTGGTGGGATCGGCGGGACAGGCCAACTACGCCGCGGCCAATGCCTTCCTGGACGCGCTCGCGCACCTGCGGCGCTCCGAGGGCCTGCCCGCGCTCAGCATCAACTGGGGCCCGTGGTCCGGCTCGGGCATGGCCGCGGAGGTGGCCAGCCGGCGTTGGGCCGATCGGGGCGTGGACCTCATCACCCCCACGCAGGGCGCGCAGCTCTTCCTGGCGCTGCTCGGCCGGAGGGATGTGCCACGGCTCGGTGTGATGTCGGCGCGCTGGGCCCGTGTCCTCGAGCGCTTCGCCCCGGGCGAGGAGCCGAGGGTGCTCTCCGCCCTCGCGCGCGAGGTGCGGCCCGTGGTGAGGGACTCCTCGCCAGCCCGGAACGAGACCTCGGAGAAGAGCGACTTCCTCGCGCAGCTCGAGCAGGCCCAGCCCAAGCGCCGCCGCGAGCTGCTCCGCCAGGGCGTGGAGAAGTGGAGCGCCGAGGTGCTCGGCCTCCAGTCCATCGATACGCGCAAGCCGCTCTTCGAGCTGGGCCTGGACTCGCTGATGGCGGTGGATCTGCGCAACCGCCTCCAGCGCGCGGTGGGCGTCAGCCTGCCGCCCACGCTCGTCTTCGAGAACCCCACCGTCGACGCCATCGTCGAGCTGATTCTCGGCCAGGTGTTCACGGCGACCACTCCGCCCGATTCCGTGGTGCCCGTGTCCGCCTCCCTGTCGAGTTCCTCCACGCGCCAGGGCCCCGAGCTTCCCGAGAACCTGGACACCCTCTCCGAGGCCGAGCTGCGCAAGCTGCTCGACGCGGAGCTCGCGGCCGCCACCGACCTCATCGAGTCCTGAACGGAACCCACCGCCATGAGCACTCCCGAGACGAACGACACCACCGCCCGCCTGCGCGAAGCCGTCGTCGCCCTCAACAAGATGCGCGGCAAGCTGGAGTCCGCCGAGCGCGAGAAGGCGGAGCCCATCGCCATCGTCGGCATGGGCTGCCGCTTCCCCGGCGGAGCCACCGGCGCGGCCGGCTTCTGGCGGCTGCTGCGCGACGGCGTGGACGCCATGAGCGAGGTGCCGAAGGACCGCTGGGACCTCGACGCCTGGTACGACGCCAACCCGGACGCGCCCGGGAAGATGTACGTCCGCGAGGGCGGCTTCGTGGAGCAGGTGGATCGCTTCGACGCGGGCTTCTTCGGGATTACGCCCCGGGAGGCCGCGGCGATGGATCCGCAGCAGCGCCTGCTGCTCGAGGTGGCATGGGAGGCGCTGGAGAACGCCGGACAGGTGCCCACGCGGCTCGCCAACAGCCCCACGGGCGTGTTCGTGGGCGTGATGGGGAACGACTACTCGCGGCTCCAGATGCGCATGGATGATCCGGCGCGGATCGATCCGTACACCGGCACCGGGTATGCGTGGAGCTTCCTCGCCGGGCGGCTGTCGTTCCTGCTGGGACTCCAGGGGCCGAGCATGGTGGTGGACACCGCGTGCTCCTCGTCCCTGGTGGCCGTGCACCTGGCGGTGCGGAGCCTGCGCAGCGGCGAGTGCAACCTGGCCATCGCCGCCGGAGTGAGCCTCATCCTCGCGCCCGAGTCGAACGTCATCATGTGCCAGCTCAAGGCGCTGGCGAAGGACGGGCGGTGCAAGACGTTCGATGCCTCGGCGGACGGGTACGGGCGGGGCGAGGGCTGTGGCGTGGTGGTGCTCAAGCGCCTGTCGGACGCGCTCGCCTCGGGGGATGAGATCCTCGCGGTCATTCGAGGCACGGCCACCAACCACGACGGGCCGAGCGGCGGCCTCACCATTCCGAACGGAGCGGCTCAGCAGGACGTCATCCGCCGGGCGCTGGCCAATGGAAGGGTGGCGCCGCACCAGGTGAGCTACCTGGAGGCCCATGGCACCGGCACGTCGCTGGGAGATCCGATCGAGCTGCGCGCCATGTGGGCGGTGCTCGGGCAGGGCCGGCCCGCGGAGCGGCGGCTGACGGTGGGCTCGGTGAAGACGAACTTCGGCCACCTGGAGGGCGCCGCGGGTATCTCGGGGCTCATCAAGCTGGCGCTCGCGCTGCGGCACAAGCAGATCCCCGCGCACCTGCACCTGAAGAATCCCAATCCATATATCGATTGGGACCGGATGCCCATCGACATCCCGAGGCAGCTCGCGGCGTGGGACGTGCCCTCCGGAGAGTCGCGCATAGGTGGTGTCAGCTCCTTCGGTCTGAGCGGCATCAACGCGCACGTGGTGCTGGAGGAGGCACCGGAGCGCAAGGAGCCGGTACGGGCGCAGGTGGCGCGAGAGGTGGTGTTGCCGCTGTCGGCGAGGAGTGAGGAAGCACTGAAGGCGCTGGCGGGCGAGTACGTGAAGGCGCTGGAGGAGCAGGGCGCGCCGGGAGTGGAGGAGGCGGGGTACACGGCGGCGGTACGAAGGGCGCACCACGAGCAGCGGCTGGCGGTGGTGGGGGCGAGCCGGGAGGAGTGGACGGAGAAGCTGCGAGCGTGGATGAGGGGAGAGGAGCGCCCCGGGCTGGCGGTGGGGAAGGTGGAGGAGGGACGGAGGGGCAAGGTGGTGTTCGTGTTCCCGGGCCAGGGCTCGCAGTGGGAGGGAATGGGCCGGGAGTTGATGGGGAAGGAGCCGGTATTCCGGCAGGCGATAGAGGCGTGCGACGCGGCGTTGAAGAGGCACGTGAAGTGGAGCCTGAAGGAGGTGCTGGAGAAGGGGCAGGGGTTGGAGAAGGTGGAGGTCATCCAGCCGGCGCTGTTCGCGGTGGAGGTGGCGCTGGCGGCGATGTGGCGGAGCTGGGGAGTGGAGCCGGACGCGGTGGTGGGCCACAGCATGGGAGAGGTGGCGGCGGCGCACGTGGCTGGGGCGCTGAGCCTGGAGGACGCGGCGCGGGTCATCTGCGAGCGAAGCCGACTGGTGGCGAGCACGAGCGGTAAGGGCGGGATGGCGGTGGTGGAGCTGGGAGCGGAGGAGGCGGAGAAGCGGATAGCGAGCAAGGGCGGGAGAGTCTCCGTCGCGGCGAGCAATGGGCCGCGGAGCACGGTGCTGGCGGGAGAGAAGGAAGCGTTGGGGGAGGTGCTGAAGGAGCTGGAGGGAGAGGGAAAGTTCTGCCGGTGGGTGAAGGTGGACTACGCCTCGCACTCGGCGCAGATGGAGCCGCTGAAGCCGGAGTTGATGCGAGTGCTGGGCAGCGTGAGGCCCAAGGCTGGCAACGTGCCCATCTACTCGACGGTGACCGTCACCTCGGGAGACGGCGCGGACTTCGACGCGAGCTACTGGGTAAAGAACCTCCGGGAGCGGGTGCGCTTCGCGGAGACGGTGAAGAAGCTGAAGGAGGAGGGACACGGACTCTTCGTGGAGATGAGCCCGCACCCCATCCTCAAGAACGAGGTGGAGGGCAGCGCCGAGGGCGGTGTGATCGCGCTGCCGTCGCTGCGTCGTGGAGAGCCGGAGCGAGCGGCACTGCTGGGTTCGCTGGGCGCGCTGTACGCGGCGGGCCACGAGGTGGACTGGACGAAGCAGCATCCCCAGGGCGGCCGGCTCGTGGCCCTTCCCACCTATCCCTGGCAGCGCCAGCGCCACTGGTTGGAGGGCCTCGACGCGGGTGGAAACAGGAGCGCGCGCAACCGGGCCACCTCGCGCCATCCCATGCTGGGTGACTCGTTGCATGCGTCAGTGGGCCCAGGCACTCGCTTCTGGGAGATCGATCTCGGCCTGGAGCGGCTGCCCTTCCTCGCGGACCACCGCGTGCAGGAGGCGATCATCCTGCCAGCAGCCGCGTACCTGGAGATGGCCACCTCGGCCGCCATCGAGGGCTTCGGCGCCGAGTCCCCACGCGTCGAGGACGTGCGCTTCTCCCGAGCCCTCTTCCTGCCGGACGAGGGGACTCGCCGCGTGCAACTCGCGCTCACCCCGGAGCCGGGCGGGCGCGTGTCCTTCCAGGTGTCCAGTGCGTCGCCGGATGAGCATACGTGGACGCTGCACGCCTCGGGCTCGCTGCGTCTGGAGGCCGCGCCGTCGAAAGACACCGCCACCCTGGACGAGGCTCAGGTGCGGGCTCGCTGCTCGCAGCAGGTATCAGGGGCCCGGCACTACGAGGACTCGAGGGCGCGCGGGCTCGACTACGGTCCTGGCTTCCAGGGCGTCGAGTCGCTCTGGCGCCGCGATGGAGAGGCGCTCGGCCGCATCCAGCTTCCCGCGCCGGTGGCGCCGGCCGCGGGCGCTTATCGCATCCATCCCGCGCTGCTGGACGCCTGCTTCCAGGTGGTGACGGCCGCCGTGCCAGCGGATGCCATGGATCAGGACGAGACGTACCTGCCCGTGGGCATGGAGTCCTTCCGAATCCTCGCGCCGCCCAAGGGCTCGCTCTGGAGCCACGCCACCCTGCGCCGCGCCGAGGATGGCAATGGCTTCGTGGGCGACGTGCTCATCCATGACGCCGAGGGCCAGCTCGTCGGCGAGGTCCACGGCATCCGCGCACAGAAGCTGGACGCCACGAAGAGCGGCGACTCGCTGGAGGACTGGCTGTACGAGGTGCGCTGGGTGCCCCGCGCGCGCCCCGTGCGCACCGAGCGTCCCGCCGAGGCCGGAAGGTCGAGCTGGCTCGTGCTCGCTGATGAGAGCGGGGTTGGTTCCTGGCTCGTGACCCGGCTCCAGGCCCGGGGCGAGCGCGTCGTGCTGGTGACTGCCTCGTCCGGAGCGGCGGGACTCGTCCTCGAATCGCCCGAGCGCTACAAGATCGATCCGAGGCGCCCCGAGTCCTTCCGTCAGCTCATCGCCGAGGCCTTCGGGGCGAAGCCACCCGTGGGCGTGGTGCACCTGTGGAGCCTCGATGTGGCCTCGCCCGGCCTGGACAGCGCGGCGTGGCTGCGCGAGGCCGAAATGCTCAACCCCACGAGCGTGCTGCACCTGTCCCAGGCGTTGGCTGGAGCGGGGTGGAGCAA contains:
- a CDS encoding type I polyketide synthase: MSTPETNDTTARLREAVVALNKMRGKLESAEREKAEPIAIVGMGCRFPGGATGAAGFWRLLRDGVDAMSEVPKDRWDLDAWYDANPDAPGKMYVREGGFVEQVDRFDAGFFGITPREAAAMDPQQRLLLEVAWEALENAGQVPTRLANSPTGVFVGVMGNDYSRLQMRMDDPARIDPYTGTGYAWSFLAGRLSFLLGLQGPSMVVDTACSSSLVAVHLAVRSLRSGECNLAIAAGVSLILAPESNVIMCQLKALAKDGRCKTFDASADGYGRGEGCGVVVLKRLSDALASGDEILAVIRGTATNHDGPSGGLTIPNGAAQQDVIRRALANGRVAPHQVSYLEAHGTGTSLGDPIELRAMWAVLGQGRPAERRLTVGSVKTNFGHLEGAAGISGLIKLALALRHKQIPAHLHLKNPNPYIDWDRMPIDIPRQLAAWDVPSGESRIGGVSSFGLSGINAHVVLEEAPERKEPVRAQVAREVVLPLSARSEEALKALAGEYVKALEEQGAPGVEEAGYTAAVRRAHHEQRLAVVGASREEWTEKLRAWMRGEERPGLAVGKVEEGRRGKVVFVFPGQGSQWEGMGRELMGKEPVFRQAIEACDAALKRHVKWSLKEVLEKGQGLEKVEVIQPALFAVEVALAAMWRSWGVEPDAVVGHSMGEVAAAHVAGALSLEDAARVICERSRLVASTSGKGGMAVVELGAEEAEKRIASKGGRVSVAASNGPRSTVLAGEKEALGEVLKELEGEGKFCRWVKVDYASHSAQMEPLKPELMRVLGSVRPKAGNVPIYSTVTVTSGDGADFDASYWVKNLRERVRFAETVKKLKEEGHGLFVEMSPHPILKNEVEGSAEGGVIALPSLRRGEPERAALLGSLGALYAAGHEVDWTKQHPQGGRLVALPTYPWQRQRHWLEGLDAGGNRSARNRATSRHPMLGDSLHASVGPGTRFWEIDLGLERLPFLADHRVQEAIILPAAAYLEMATSAAIEGFGAESPRVEDVRFSRALFLPDEGTRRVQLALTPEPGGRVSFQVSSASPDEHTWTLHASGSLRLEAAPSKDTATLDEAQVRARCSQQVSGARHYEDSRARGLDYGPGFQGVESLWRRDGEALGRIQLPAPVAPAAGAYRIHPALLDACFQVVTAAVPADAMDQDETYLPVGMESFRILAPPKGSLWSHATLRRAEDGNGFVGDVLIHDAEGQLVGEVHGIRAQKLDATKSGDSLEDWLYEVRWVPRARPVRTERPAEAGRSSWLVLADESGVGSWLVTRLQARGERVVLVTASSGAAGLVLESPERYKIDPRRPESFRQLIAEAFGAKPPVGVVHLWSLDVASPGLDSAAWLREAEMLNPTSVLHLSQALAGAGWSKAPRLWLVTRGSQPVGSRPVLPGGSSMWGMARSLELESPEWRCTAVDLDTEGEISTQAASLLDELDADDTETQVALRGTERSVARLVRASAPRSDAAGARVAAAGRPYRLEISQPGLLENLTLREIVRRAPGAGEVEIEVRAAGLNFLDVLSALGMRPDVEPDGVVKPGGECSGVVVAVGEGVTEVRPGDAVIALAPFSFSTHVTTSATFVALKPPHLSFEEAAGIPITFMTAHYALNHVGRLQRGERVLIHSASGGTGLAAVALARLAGAEIFATAGSEEKRAYLRFLGIHHVMDSRSLAFAEEIRGLTGGEGVDVVLNSLSGEAVSTSLSVLAPYGRFLEIGKRDIYEDRRLGLAPFQRNLTYSAIDLARMLRERPALAGSLLRQVVALFADRTLSSPPVRAFPLSHAEEAFHHMAQARHIGKIVLCPDVSPEVRIAPLAGAVRPDGTYLITGGLGGIGLVLARWLVEQGARHIVLLGRGRPTSQQAQETLARLSAAGARVVVASADVTQPESLAVLLADISRSGPPLRGIFHGAAVLDDGIMLQLDRERLHRVMAPKVEGAWNLHTLTSGQPLDFFVLFSSAASVLGAQAQSNYAAANAFLDVLAWHRRTRGLPAQSINWGPWSEVGLAAARPERGARLESYGLSSISPTQGLEILERLLREDREQVVVLSLNVARLRRSPQVIMSRPLLVELLAGEGEAGGVRLDAAAILRTLRSVPPPERRSLLESHLQEQVARTLRMAPEKLSLIQALNRMGLDSLMAMELKKRVEASLGVSLPVVRFLKGPSISELAGELLEHIATGDALEAVLVPTAATPAADDGEWEIVRL